In Dyella terrae, one DNA window encodes the following:
- a CDS encoding ABC transporter ATP-binding protein has product MNAVVTASGLSKRYKDAVALDNVSFQIESGRIVGLIGPNGAGKTTALKAILGLTDYDGQLNVLGLDPHSQRNALMEQVCFIADVAVLPRWIKVRQAVDFVANVHPRFNRAKCEAFLARTKLQPEQRVKQMSKGMIVQLHLALVMAIDARLLVLDEPTLGLDILYRKQFYQSLLEEYFDENKTIIVTTHQVEEIEHILTDLMFIRDGKVVLDTDMDAVGERFTEVLVNADKVPAARQLKPLDERQVFGKSIFLFDGADRATLEAMGEVRRPSISDLFVATMKGTYA; this is encoded by the coding sequence ATGAATGCCGTCGTCACTGCCAGCGGTTTGAGTAAGCGATACAAGGACGCCGTTGCGCTGGACAACGTCAGCTTTCAGATCGAATCCGGCCGCATCGTGGGCCTGATCGGTCCGAACGGCGCCGGCAAGACCACCGCCCTGAAGGCGATCCTGGGCCTGACCGATTACGACGGCCAGCTCAACGTCCTGGGCCTGGACCCACACAGCCAGCGCAATGCGCTGATGGAACAGGTCTGCTTCATCGCCGACGTGGCGGTACTGCCGCGCTGGATCAAGGTTCGCCAGGCGGTGGACTTCGTCGCCAACGTGCACCCGCGCTTCAACCGCGCCAAGTGCGAAGCCTTCCTGGCCCGCACCAAGCTGCAGCCGGAACAGCGCGTCAAGCAAATGTCCAAGGGCATGATCGTGCAGTTGCACCTGGCCCTGGTGATGGCGATCGACGCCCGCCTGCTGGTGCTGGACGAGCCGACGCTGGGCCTGGACATCCTTTACCGCAAGCAGTTCTACCAGAGCTTGCTGGAAGAATACTTCGACGAGAACAAGACGATCATCGTCACCACCCACCAGGTCGAGGAGATCGAACACATCCTCACCGACCTGATGTTCATCCGGGATGGCAAAGTGGTGCTGGATACGGACATGGATGCCGTCGGTGAGCGATTCACCGAGGTGCTGGTCAACGCCGACAAGGTGCCAGCCGCCCGCCAGCTCAAGCCGCTCGATGAGCGCCAGGTGTTTGGCAAGAGCATCTTCCTGTTCGACGGCGCGGACCGCGCCACGCTCGAAGCGATGGGTGAGGTGCGACGCCCGTCCATCAGCGATCTGTTTGTCGCCACCATGAAGGGGACCTACGCATGA
- a CDS encoding GntR family transcriptional regulator produces the protein MSITWNDSVPIYRQLRERVVAMILDGALNEGDPLPSVRQVAADFQINPLTVSKAYQELVDDQLVEKRRGLGMFVIDGAREALLKSERERFLKEEWPALFARLQRLGLDLKALMRETENQS, from the coding sequence ATGTCCATTACCTGGAACGACAGCGTCCCGATCTACCGCCAGCTGCGTGAGCGCGTCGTGGCGATGATCCTGGACGGCGCCTTGAACGAGGGCGACCCGCTGCCGTCAGTACGCCAGGTTGCGGCGGATTTCCAAATCAATCCGCTCACCGTTTCAAAGGCGTACCAGGAACTGGTCGACGATCAACTGGTGGAAAAAAGGAGGGGGTTGGGCATGTTCGTAATCGATGGAGCCCGCGAGGCACTGCTCAAATCCGAGAGGGAGCGGTTTCTCAAGGAAGAATGGCCGGCACTGTTTGCACGTCTGCAGCGCCTTGGGCTGGATCTGAAGGCCCTCATGCGAGAGACGGAGAACCAGTCATGA
- a CDS encoding SDR family oxidoreductase, producing MDFGLAGKVVVVTGASKGIGLACAEAFAHEGAIVIGISRNYENLETAQSQLEDKGLRIHVEPADLQDSVAAQLVMERIEDDHGPIDILVNCAGAARRTPPAELDAHAIHAAMQSKYFTYMHAIEPVIRRMAARGEGAIVNVIGQGGRQANPMHIGGGAANAALMLASVGYASAYAHRGVRINAINPGMTRTGRVQEGLQASARASGRSPEEVMAMQLADIPMGRIAEPEEIANVALFLASPLASYVTGAVIPMDGGKTSVV from the coding sequence ATGGATTTCGGACTTGCCGGGAAAGTGGTGGTGGTCACCGGTGCCAGCAAAGGTATTGGCCTGGCCTGCGCTGAAGCCTTCGCTCACGAAGGCGCCATCGTCATTGGCATTTCCCGCAACTACGAAAACCTTGAAACGGCGCAGTCGCAACTCGAAGACAAGGGCCTGCGTATCCATGTGGAGCCCGCCGACCTGCAGGACAGCGTCGCCGCGCAGCTCGTCATGGAGCGCATCGAAGACGATCACGGCCCCATCGACATCCTCGTCAACTGCGCCGGCGCCGCCCGTCGCACGCCGCCGGCCGAACTGGACGCGCACGCGATCCACGCCGCCATGCAATCGAAGTACTTCACCTACATGCATGCCATCGAGCCGGTGATCCGTCGCATGGCCGCACGTGGCGAAGGCGCCATCGTCAACGTGATCGGCCAGGGCGGCCGCCAGGCCAACCCCATGCACATCGGCGGCGGCGCCGCGAACGCCGCCCTCATGCTCGCCTCCGTCGGCTACGCCAGCGCCTACGCCCATCGCGGCGTACGCATCAACGCCATCAATCCCGGCATGACCCGCACCGGGCGCGTGCAGGAAGGTTTGCAGGCCTCGGCACGCGCCAGCGGCCGATCCCCTGAAGAAGTCATGGCGATGCAGCTGGCCGACATTCCGATGGGCCGCATTGCGGAGCCCGAAGAAATCGCGAATGTGGCTTTGTTTCTCGCATCGCCGCTCGCCAGTTATGTCACCGGTGCGGTGATTCCGATGGACGGCGGCAAAACCTCGGTGGTGTGA
- a CDS encoding ESPR-type extended signal peptide-containing protein, with product MNRIYRLVWNRAVGTVQVASEHANASHGGAGSNAGVAVSPVRKPLALACLMLLGLASAPAFASPIGPAWSVNTSGGQGGMAFYAAAWIGGAGGTGGSVQDGIALNGENGKAGSHLGLWGDVDGGVGGLAGTDAQKQGGNGQDGARGIAHAGFGVGSGGGGGGAGFYGLWNGAQTISAGQTVAGGQGGRGGQGASYDSSAPMGGTGGGGGGGGAGGTGVINDDAADAIDVAGTVVGGDGGAGGGGGETWATVGTNPVPSGMQGGNGGDGGIGIASMGYVNVAASGQVRGGAGGMGGMGGVVYTVALVAAGSAGAGGDGGSGGAGMGMYGALDSDGHPTVSLSNAGNISGGFGGAGGAGGIGFGNVTPDWAGDGGSGGAGAYVGYVKVDNSGNITGGTGGNGGAGAFNTTPMIPGFQSQGRQGGDGGNGGAGMQAYMSQTHNTGAIVGGAGGTGGDGGAGADVGGGGGLGGHGGEGVVAMDGTLLNESQIAGGAGGQGGDAAHVYALSNGSGGTGGEGGFGAVIVSMSQGVIDNRGTIIGGAGGVGGAGAANANAGSGGNGGAGVYALNGATVHNSGTIAGGAGGNGGAGAGGYSQGGWGGYGGVGFAGYGGTLVNTGTIRGGNAGAGGAGNAGAPAGGGSYGGAGVVANQYQTIINGGTISGGLNGDGSRADAVQLWGNNNRLELWNGYHFDGDVNSFGDSTLALGGDAIADGGAGDGSFDLAQLGNSFNGFTFFEKSGSSTWTLTGQSSQVTYWQVSEGELALASHAGIRGAVAMDGGALSTAQGAQIVGDDGYAGSDASAPNPSMSGGMAGQGNGGDSAVVGHDFTLDNAGLIAGGAGGAGGDANGANGTSYTNTNVSYPQTGIAGGAGSAGGRGGSGGSGGAGVYGDAFQLNNSGTIVGGAGGRGGNANGGNGGLGGPGAYSPVDGTNGGVGGAGGAGGSAGTGGNGGYGVFGTNMTVYNTGTIKGGDGGLGGVAVGGAGGQGGPGGTGGMGYYNGAQGNAGAQGSPGAVGFRGLGGAGVVGAGGSSIFNDGTIAGGLSGDGAYRANAVELFDGGNTLTLGSNYVFVGRVQSTSGSTAGGDTLALGGTQNGTFDMAQVGTTFFGFAQYQKTGSSTWTLTNSNPLSLFNLQWSLQEGGLNIDASANNITRIDMAAGTSLHVLTGAWVEGQKGATGASITPPLPSNAGSTGLAAVTSHGGSIVNDGTLVGGGGGNGGSSNGAAGISSGIPGSAGATGNNGGTGGVGGIGGNAVAGSGFTLENNGDIWGGHGGNGGSANGGSGGRGMPGTEGATNPSGPGNNGGAGGNGGTGGNGGVGGQGGRGGAAVAGFDFTITNHGSIMGGDGGTGGVAAGGAAGTGGPGGTGGMGGISMDPITHTPINYPWGSTGAPGGNGTLGADGTQGAGGAGGVGILAMGTSRIFNDGVIGGGMSADGTTLANAVELSSGGNTLALGAGYSFLGNVLSTSGATYGGDTLALDGSTDATFDLSQIVDVAGAGTGTQFVGFHQYEKTGTSTWTLTGATASTGEWNIAQGTLVLSGDGSLATADRVTVDGTLDASGVTGGSTSITSLAGGGHVVLGANNLDITDADDTFSGVISGNGGLTVSGGTQVLTGANTYTGATIIDGGTLVLANGGSLLSAVSSTGTLVFDHSDNVIFSQIIGGTGGITQSGTGMVILNGANNGTGVASVESGTLEIGDATHEGATWGGDADVYEGGTLRGHGTIYGNLFNDGTVRPGGSVGVLTVNGNYKQTAGGRLAIDVTPTTASQLKILGNATLAGTLSLIYAPGTYTAKTYTILTANQVTGTFATVESTGAPSGISSTVNYGATNVTLGITGSGTGNGGTDPVDPTDPTDPVTVAPTDGALFANLQRAVALQGQHNLSTVLDASLLAPTTDCGVDNTSAKGVTRSGCKPGLWMQASGSNYQLDGSNRLKSTGFALNTGFDAAVGDAAHIGVEAGVGRINANDREHGRGRVDNLHAGVYGFANLGPVVLSGVADASWGDYHFNRATGVGEAASDPNGKAYSAAIQAAWPMQFDQWNITPKLGALYQHQSLDSFHESVNSSSELASAYGVSARSSTANTLQPYAAVSFGHAFTSGNVTYVPQFEVGYRYNTRSGAPSVTVVAEDGTIFALPANRLGKGTATVGGRITATAGASWNLYLDYQGQFSGDLKDNAFSVGFTKHF from the coding sequence ATGAATCGAATTTACCGCCTGGTCTGGAACCGTGCCGTCGGCACCGTGCAGGTCGCCTCCGAACATGCCAACGCCTCGCACGGTGGTGCCGGCAGCAACGCGGGCGTTGCGGTATCGCCCGTGCGCAAGCCGCTGGCGCTCGCCTGCTTGATGTTGCTTGGCCTGGCGTCCGCGCCGGCGTTTGCATCGCCGATCGGTCCGGCCTGGTCGGTAAATACCTCGGGTGGGCAGGGCGGTATGGCTTTCTACGCCGCGGCCTGGATCGGCGGTGCGGGTGGCACGGGCGGTTCCGTGCAGGACGGCATTGCACTGAACGGCGAGAACGGTAAGGCCGGTTCGCACCTGGGTCTCTGGGGTGACGTCGACGGTGGCGTCGGCGGTCTCGCCGGTACGGATGCCCAGAAGCAAGGCGGCAATGGCCAGGACGGTGCGCGCGGCATCGCGCATGCCGGATTTGGCGTTGGCAGCGGCGGTGGTGGCGGCGGCGCGGGTTTCTATGGTCTTTGGAATGGCGCGCAGACGATCAGCGCCGGCCAGACCGTGGCCGGCGGCCAGGGCGGTCGTGGTGGCCAGGGCGCTTCTTACGATAGCAGCGCTCCCATGGGCGGCACCGGTGGCGGTGGTGGCGGTGGTGGCGCGGGCGGTACGGGCGTCATCAACGACGATGCAGCCGATGCGATCGACGTTGCCGGTACGGTGGTGGGTGGTGACGGTGGCGCGGGTGGTGGTGGCGGTGAGACATGGGCCACCGTCGGTACCAACCCGGTACCGAGTGGCATGCAAGGTGGTAACGGCGGTGATGGCGGTATCGGCATCGCCTCGATGGGCTACGTCAACGTGGCGGCATCTGGCCAGGTTCGCGGTGGCGCGGGTGGTATGGGTGGTATGGGTGGCGTGGTCTATACCGTTGCCCTGGTCGCCGCCGGGTCGGCTGGCGCGGGCGGTGATGGTGGCAGCGGCGGCGCAGGCATGGGCATGTATGGCGCGCTCGACAGCGATGGCCATCCGACGGTTTCGCTCAGCAACGCGGGCAACATCAGTGGCGGCTTTGGCGGGGCAGGCGGCGCCGGTGGTATCGGCTTCGGCAATGTGACGCCGGACTGGGCCGGCGACGGTGGTAGCGGTGGCGCGGGTGCCTATGTCGGGTACGTGAAAGTCGACAACAGCGGCAACATCACGGGCGGCACTGGCGGTAACGGCGGCGCTGGCGCTTTCAACACCACCCCCATGATTCCCGGCTTCCAGAGCCAGGGCAGACAGGGTGGTGATGGCGGTAATGGCGGCGCCGGCATGCAGGCCTATATGTCGCAGACCCATAACACCGGCGCGATCGTCGGCGGCGCGGGCGGGACGGGCGGCGATGGTGGCGCGGGCGCTGATGTTGGTGGCGGCGGTGGCCTGGGCGGTCACGGCGGTGAAGGCGTCGTGGCGATGGACGGCACCCTACTCAACGAAAGCCAGATCGCCGGTGGTGCGGGCGGCCAGGGTGGCGATGCCGCACACGTCTATGCCCTTAGCAATGGCAGCGGCGGCACGGGTGGTGAAGGTGGCTTCGGCGCTGTCATCGTCAGCATGTCGCAGGGTGTCATCGACAACCGCGGCACGATCATCGGTGGTGCGGGCGGCGTTGGCGGCGCAGGCGCCGCGAATGCCAATGCGGGTTCGGGTGGTAACGGCGGCGCCGGTGTCTACGCACTCAATGGCGCGACCGTCCACAACAGCGGCACGATCGCCGGTGGTGCCGGCGGTAACGGTGGCGCAGGCGCCGGCGGCTATTCGCAGGGTGGCTGGGGCGGCTACGGCGGCGTCGGCTTCGCCGGTTACGGCGGCACGCTGGTCAACACCGGCACGATCCGAGGCGGCAACGCGGGTGCTGGTGGTGCGGGCAACGCAGGTGCACCTGCGGGCGGTGGCAGTTACGGCGGCGCAGGCGTGGTGGCGAACCAATACCAGACCATCATCAATGGCGGCACCATCAGTGGCGGCCTCAATGGCGACGGCAGTCGCGCCGATGCCGTTCAGTTGTGGGGCAACAACAACCGGCTTGAGTTGTGGAACGGCTACCACTTCGACGGTGACGTCAACAGCTTCGGCGACAGCACGCTGGCACTGGGCGGTGACGCGATCGCCGACGGCGGTGCGGGAGATGGAAGCTTCGACCTTGCACAGCTCGGCAACAGCTTCAATGGATTCACGTTCTTCGAGAAATCGGGCAGCAGCACCTGGACGCTGACGGGCCAGTCGAGTCAGGTGACTTACTGGCAGGTGAGTGAAGGCGAACTGGCGCTGGCCAGTCACGCTGGCATTCGCGGCGCGGTAGCGATGGACGGCGGTGCCTTGTCGACGGCACAGGGCGCCCAGATCGTTGGTGACGACGGCTATGCGGGTTCCGATGCATCGGCTCCGAATCCGTCGATGTCCGGCGGCATGGCCGGCCAGGGTAATGGCGGTGACTCGGCCGTCGTCGGTCACGATTTCACGCTCGACAATGCCGGCCTGATTGCCGGCGGTGCGGGCGGCGCGGGCGGCGACGCCAACGGTGCCAACGGCACCAGCTATACGAACACCAACGTCAGCTACCCGCAGACCGGTATCGCTGGCGGCGCCGGTTCGGCCGGCGGACGGGGCGGCAGCGGCGGCAGCGGCGGCGCGGGCGTCTACGGCGATGCGTTCCAGCTCAACAATAGCGGCACGATCGTCGGCGGTGCCGGTGGTCGTGGCGGTAATGCAAACGGCGGCAATGGTGGTTTGGGTGGCCCCGGCGCTTACTCGCCCGTCGATGGCACGAATGGCGGCGTCGGCGGTGCCGGTGGCGCGGGCGGTTCCGCGGGTACCGGCGGAAACGGTGGCTACGGCGTGTTCGGAACGAACATGACGGTCTACAACACCGGCACCATCAAGGGTGGCGACGGCGGACTTGGCGGCGTCGCGGTGGGTGGCGCTGGCGGCCAGGGCGGACCGGGCGGCACCGGCGGCATGGGTTACTACAACGGTGCGCAAGGCAATGCCGGCGCTCAGGGCAGCCCTGGCGCGGTGGGATTCCGGGGACTTGGTGGTGCCGGCGTGGTCGGCGCTGGCGGCAGCTCCATCTTCAACGATGGCACGATTGCCGGCGGCCTTTCGGGCGATGGGGCGTATCGCGCGAACGCTGTCGAACTCTTCGACGGTGGCAACACGCTGACGCTGGGTTCGAACTACGTCTTCGTGGGTCGCGTTCAGAGCACCAGCGGAAGCACCGCCGGTGGCGACACGCTGGCCCTGGGCGGCACGCAGAACGGCACCTTCGACATGGCCCAGGTGGGCACCACCTTCTTTGGCTTTGCGCAGTACCAGAAGACCGGCAGCAGCACCTGGACGCTGACCAATAGCAATCCGTTGAGCCTGTTCAACCTTCAGTGGTCGCTGCAGGAAGGCGGACTGAATATCGACGCGTCGGCCAACAACATCACGCGCATCGATATGGCGGCAGGCACGTCGCTGCATGTGCTCACGGGTGCGTGGGTGGAAGGCCAGAAGGGCGCGACCGGTGCGTCCATCACTCCGCCGCTCCCCAGCAATGCTGGCTCAACCGGCCTGGCCGCCGTGACGTCCCATGGCGGTTCCATCGTCAATGACGGCACGTTGGTGGGCGGCGGTGGCGGCAATGGCGGTTCGTCCAATGGCGCTGCGGGTATCTCCAGCGGAATCCCCGGGTCTGCCGGCGCGACGGGCAACAACGGTGGCACCGGTGGCGTCGGCGGCATCGGCGGCAACGCCGTCGCAGGCTCGGGTTTCACGCTCGAGAACAACGGCGACATCTGGGGTGGCCATGGCGGCAATGGCGGCAGCGCCAATGGCGGCAGCGGTGGCAGGGGCATGCCCGGCACCGAGGGAGCCACGAATCCGTCCGGGCCTGGCAATAACGGTGGCGCCGGTGGCAACGGAGGCACGGGTGGCAACGGCGGTGTCGGCGGTCAGGGTGGGCGCGGCGGCGCGGCCGTGGCCGGCTTCGATTTCACCATTACTAACCACGGCTCCATCATGGGCGGCGATGGCGGTACCGGTGGCGTGGCGGCAGGTGGCGCGGCAGGCACGGGCGGTCCAGGTGGTACAGGTGGGATGGGTGGCATATCGATGGATCCCATTACGCACACCCCCATCAACTACCCGTGGGGAAGCACGGGTGCTCCAGGCGGGAATGGCACGCTGGGTGCCGATGGCACCCAGGGCGCCGGTGGCGCCGGTGGCGTCGGCATCCTGGCCATGGGCACCAGCCGCATCTTCAACGATGGCGTGATTGGCGGCGGGATGTCGGCTGACGGCACCACACTTGCTAACGCCGTGGAACTCTCCAGCGGCGGCAACACACTCGCGCTGGGTGCCGGTTACAGCTTCCTCGGCAACGTCCTCAGCACCAGCGGTGCCACTTATGGTGGCGACACGCTGGCGCTCGACGGCAGCACCGATGCGACGTTCGATCTCTCGCAGATCGTCGATGTCGCCGGCGCAGGCACCGGCACGCAGTTTGTCGGCTTCCATCAGTACGAGAAGACGGGCACCAGCACGTGGACGCTGACCGGCGCCACGGCGTCGACCGGCGAGTGGAACATCGCCCAGGGCACGCTGGTCCTGAGCGGTGACGGCAGTCTTGCCACCGCCGATCGCGTGACGGTGGACGGTACGCTGGACGCCTCCGGTGTCACTGGCGGCTCGACCAGCATCACCAGTCTGGCCGGCGGCGGTCACGTCGTACTGGGTGCCAACAACCTCGACATCACCGATGCCGACGACACGTTCTCGGGCGTGATTTCGGGCAACGGTGGTCTGACGGTCAGTGGCGGCACGCAGGTACTGACCGGTGCCAACACCTACACCGGTGCAACCATCATCGATGGCGGCACGCTCGTGCTGGCCAACGGCGGCAGTCTGCTTTCGGCGGTGAGCTCCACCGGCACGCTGGTGTTCGACCACAGCGACAACGTGATCTTCAGCCAGATCATCGGTGGCACCGGCGGCATCACGCAGTCGGGCACCGGCATGGTGATCCTCAACGGTGCCAACAACGGCACCGGCGTGGCATCGGTGGAAAGCGGCACGCTGGAAATCGGCGATGCGACGCACGAAGGCGCCACCTGGGGCGGCGACGCTGATGTGTACGAAGGCGGCACGCTGCGCGGTCACGGCACCATCTACGGCAACCTGTTCAACGACGGCACGGTGCGTCCGGGCGGTTCGGTGGGCGTGTTGACGGTCAACGGCAACTACAAGCAGACGGCGGGCGGCAGGCTGGCGATCGATGTCACGCCGACCACAGCATCGCAGTTGAAGATACTTGGCAACGCAACGCTGGCCGGCACGCTCAGCCTGATCTATGCACCGGGTACCTACACCGCGAAGACGTACACCATCCTCACGGCCAACCAGGTGACCGGCACGTTTGCCACGGTCGAATCCACAGGCGCGCCGAGCGGCATTTCCTCGACGGTGAACTACGGCGCGACCAACGTCACGCTGGGTATCACCGGTAGCGGCACGGGCAATGGCGGCACCGATCCGGTCGATCCGACCGATCCGACCGATCCGGTGACGGTGGCGCCGACGGATGGCGCGCTCTTCGCCAATCTGCAGCGCGCCGTTGCCCTGCAGGGTCAGCACAATCTGTCGACGGTGCTTGATGCTTCCTTGCTGGCACCGACCACCGATTGCGGCGTCGATAACACCTCGGCCAAGGGCGTCACCCGCTCGGGTTGCAAGCCGGGCCTGTGGATGCAGGCGAGCGGTTCGAACTACCAGCTCGACGGCAGTAATCGCCTGAAGTCCACGGGTTTTGCGCTCAATACCGGTTTCGATGCCGCCGTGGGCGATGCCGCTCACATCGGTGTGGAAGCGGGCGTGGGTCGCATCAACGCCAACGACCGCGAACACGGCCGTGGTCGCGTCGACAACCTGCATGCGGGTGTCTATGGCTTTGCGAACCTGGGCCCCGTCGTGCTCTCCGGCGTGGCGGATGCCTCGTGGGGTGACTACCACTTCAACCGCGCCACCGGCGTGGGCGAAGCGGCGTCGGATCCGAATGGCAAGGCTTACTCCGCCGCCATCCAGGCGGCGTGGCCGATGCAGTTTGACCAGTGGAACATCACTCCGAAGCTCGGTGCGTTGTATCAGCACCAGTCGCTGGACAGCTTCCACGAATCGGTGAACAGCAGCAGCGAACTGGCATCGGCCTATGGCGTGTCGGCCAGGAGCAGCACGGCCAACACCTTGCAGCCGTATGCGGCCGTGTCGTTCGGTCACGCCTTCACGTCGGGCAACGTCACCTACGTGCCGCAGTTCGAAGTGGGCTATCGCTACAACACCCGCAGTGGCGCGCCGTCGGTGACGGTGGTGGCAGAGGACGGCACGATCTTCGCGCTGCCGGCCAACCGCCTGGGCAAGGGCACAGCCACCGTGGGCGGTCGCATCACCGCCACGGCAGGCGCCTCGTGGAACCTGTACCTGGATTACCAAGGGCAGTTCTCGGGCGATTTGAAGGACAACGCGTTCTCGGTGGGCTTTACCAAGCACTTCTGA
- a CDS encoding sulfotransferase family protein, with protein MQRRLHFISGLPRSGSTLLSALLRQNPRFHAGMSGPVAGLFTSLLTEMSNRNEFSVFISDEQRARVLGGMVDNFYGPETPGEVIFDTNRSWCARLPAIGKLFPDSRVIACVRDIAWIVDSIERLVRNNALQPSSIFNYAANSTVYGRANGLVGQDGMIGYAFDALKEAFYGEHANRMMLVQYDSLTQDPERVLAAIYQFIGEPAFKHDFDNIVFDASEFDMRSGTPGLHHVRKKVSNEPRDTILPPDLVRRFDGDSFWRNPELNRRGVRIV; from the coding sequence ATGCAACGACGACTGCATTTCATCTCCGGCCTGCCACGCTCCGGCTCCACGCTCTTGTCGGCCCTCCTGCGACAGAACCCGCGCTTTCATGCCGGCATGAGTGGCCCGGTGGCGGGGTTGTTCACTTCGTTACTGACTGAAATGAGCAACCGGAACGAGTTCTCGGTCTTCATCAGTGACGAGCAGCGCGCCCGCGTGCTGGGCGGAATGGTCGACAACTTCTACGGCCCCGAAACCCCGGGCGAGGTGATCTTCGATACCAATCGCAGCTGGTGCGCCCGCTTGCCGGCGATCGGCAAGCTCTTTCCCGACAGCCGGGTGATTGCGTGTGTGCGCGACATTGCCTGGATCGTCGACAGCATCGAGCGCCTGGTCCGCAACAATGCGCTGCAACCATCCTCGATCTTCAACTACGCCGCCAACAGCACCGTCTACGGTCGCGCCAATGGCCTGGTGGGGCAGGACGGCATGATCGGTTATGCCTTCGACGCCTTGAAGGAAGCTTTCTATGGTGAACACGCCAATCGCATGATGCTGGTGCAGTACGACTCGCTGACCCAGGATCCCGAGCGGGTCCTCGCGGCCATTTACCAGTTCATCGGCGAGCCCGCGTTCAAGCACGACTTCGACAATATTGTCTTCGACGCCTCCGAATTCGACATGCGATCCGGCACGCCCGGTTTGCATCACGTACGCAAGAAAGTCAGTAACGAACCACGCGACACGATTCTCCCGCCGGATCTCGTACGCCGATTCGATGGCGACTCGTTCTGGCGTAATCCGGAACTCAACCGGCGCGGCGTGCGGATCGTGTGA
- a CDS encoding alpha/beta hydrolase, which yields MRQRRWWLGTAIITLTWLASAWWMVGRLLGGHHDVIGAPPTELRAEEVTLASRSGATLRGWYAPGMTGQGAVLLLHGVHADRRAMLPRALWLHSLGYAVLLIDFQAAGESTGDIVTIGLRESQDATSALAWLRDRAPGERIGIIGTSMGGAAVLLAQPPLRVDAMVLEQVYPDVRLAVRDRLERHVGSYGAWMTPMLLNVLHWKTGIDPTQLRPIDGIGRLASPTLLIAGSDDEHTRLDESLAMYAAAGGPKSLWVVPGARHVDLYRYDVDAYRKRVGAFLAEALRASRSSETADLTRDR from the coding sequence ATGCGCCAACGGAGATGGTGGCTAGGGACGGCAATCATCACGCTGACATGGCTTGCTTCGGCGTGGTGGATGGTGGGTCGGTTGCTCGGTGGTCACCACGACGTGATCGGCGCGCCGCCGACTGAGCTGCGTGCCGAAGAGGTGACGCTGGCAAGCAGGTCCGGCGCGACGCTGCGCGGATGGTATGCCCCGGGAATGACGGGGCAGGGCGCGGTGCTGCTGTTGCATGGCGTACACGCTGATCGCAGGGCCATGTTGCCGCGCGCGCTGTGGTTGCATTCGCTCGGTTACGCGGTCTTGCTGATCGATTTCCAGGCGGCCGGGGAAAGCACCGGCGACATCGTCACGATCGGCCTGCGCGAATCGCAGGATGCGACGTCGGCGCTGGCGTGGCTTCGCGACCGTGCGCCCGGGGAAAGGATCGGCATCATTGGTACGTCCATGGGCGGGGCCGCAGTACTCCTTGCGCAGCCGCCTTTGCGCGTGGACGCGATGGTGCTTGAGCAGGTCTATCCGGATGTTCGTCTGGCCGTGCGAGATCGGCTCGAACGTCACGTGGGATCGTACGGCGCATGGATGACGCCGATGCTTCTGAACGTGTTGCATTGGAAGACCGGAATCGATCCGACGCAGCTGCGTCCCATCGACGGCATCGGACGCCTCGCGTCACCGACACTCCTGATCGCCGGCAGCGATGACGAGCACACGAGACTCGACGAATCGCTGGCGATGTACGCCGCGGCTGGCGGGCCCAAGTCGCTGTGGGTGGTGCCCGGTGCACGGCACGTGGATCTGTATCGCTACGACGTCGATGCCTATCGCAAGCGCGTGGGCGCATTCCTCGCCGAGGCGCTGCGTGCGTCCCGGTCGTCGGAAACAGCCGACCTCACGCGCGATCGATGA